The proteins below are encoded in one region of Cyclopterus lumpus isolate fCycLum1 chromosome 8, fCycLum1.pri, whole genome shotgun sequence:
- the setd1a gene encoding histone-lysine N-methyltransferase SETD1A, protein MDPDGGADSQKAVSLQWESYKLVQDPATRRVAQKIYRYDGVHFSVPDSGFPPVGELRDPRPRRLWSRYAELSLPVPKLKLDEFYVGPIPLKEVTFARLNDNIKEPFLAEMCAKFGEVEEMEILFHPKTRKHLGLARVLFTSTRGAKDTVKQLHNTSVMGNIIHAQLDIKGQQRHKYYDLMVNGSYTPQTVPLGGKALTERLQPQAPTQPQPQPQPDTSTEIRRRLSSDLAVLAAGVQALTSGSATPCSGDTGFSDQRLDTPPSSIAGPFTPGSSASSQGGTPYSSRSGTPFSQDSGFTGTRNTGYNTGTLGSGYPPQDMLPSSSSSSAVSSTVGGYKVSRYSEDAQEPSVYHRGRPMYPPNTSFRPNEPPCYPPYPNVGGPGPHIAHHSTMPPPPLAAQFDPPPMSDRDRNRDRDSGGRYGAAGISSRRSSYHHQQDTNSSTKYHSHHSHHHSDRREDRGYRRDSLGARSGDHGHQRHRNHHHSHNHHGGSSSSRRRSSHDPDRDRDRDRDRDRDSDYSNSSDPRYNSNSYRSSSNSMSPPPSSYSAFSSSKEPAPAPPQGLDASARLGGTSLAERGSLPPVGADKDYHAGHHSALPPPPPPPPPLPPASVIAAAVAETLGTLDFNQDSPAREEQWTKPKRRPSTPPVPPKTPPPSSPPLPSIASSSTSPSSTSLPHHLPSSSSSPPPPQRDSSSPEPDSTNESLPFVYHSSSLDSRIEMLLKEQKAKFSFLASDEEDEEDRKEEKQRGVRGEGGERRGGSGDTTGEHTSGTQVGDNGEKDYRRKGDRDKDGHRGRKRGKGGDGRKSPTVLTATIPSSSSYSSHNISPEEPQPQVVAGTGALLEESSQAGSADAQSRTGAHTPPYNGQSQSSPHSSGEDMEISDEEEEETTITTVTIHQPSVTSGSSPSSSQVAMPSQTTDPSSSPPPISDSAQHFGTSMHPPIPSYPPHLPLPPGYSLQPLPPPGIPPLPHMELHPEYPPMPHHMYDYATSMELMNQYSGGAPMSFQMQTHMLSRLHQLRLSSASDSPGPGEAATADYTSYHLHTMPPPHTHHPYMDQEGSGAGAPYDQDHCYMPHHMSYAYPDPHSTQIPPPPHHGIPPPHTGWPPHVIQQHYPSYMPPPGYGTMLPGEGDEYSAPGEEMPMLAENPHEATVQMVLGTLIQEMKNIMQRDLNRKMVENVAFATFDEWWERKETKAKPFQTMVRGVSALRDEEKKEEKVNRPREPLTSLVDWAKSGGVEGLSLRGALRLPSFKVKRKEPQELEEGDMKRPRPSIPPDEDDEAAEGRMPEANRHGAERDNKRRKKKPRNRKPWELGSEGEETSDGSSTEKEDEESEKESDDDALSVDSDDESLSSSSEGSSSSASSSSSSSEDEDEEEGERAGSEGLDTMDESTVDSTTEKDARENNASAVSKAEVKTDEAKDNKADTTAAPNKRPPSPPYPRPSSPIVLVPPLKKRRKTVSFSTGEIDSKTQLPTASLSPSPSPSQLAGESPLLSPCRPPESPVASSPSPSARPTQGIQLLPFASKPGEGNALIVPPSGRIQDLDESKRGLPVSPQITPVKSPGKRAAGKDSPKSPVPPVMVCRTVQNLPLDHASMCRMAFEEAPPPPPINKRSRGRPRTTSLSASSCHSLREEDEDEEEREQRLRLREQLGATSLLQLASATTADLSVLADVALKMDPDAGDSEETETSDEAEEQKMEEDLFSPESLALVMSQEGVIVRMEHNYCKTPVIPVPSGTKRTSSKQDSSVLLPADLNSISGVLEAPEEVIGEALPSRGDTGEYLSAMGVLCESEDAGQAASLPPSSKKKMVVGKGFELEKDNSKKRRRKDKENLEVHLAQKPKEQPGKKQRKRKLEDSEEDVDVEELESGELSSSDTEDEMADDLRKSERLFLQEAGVTSSQRWPKPIPAAPELPAKKFDNRSEFEQMTILYDIWNSGLDGEDLSLLRKTYEKLLQDNHSSDWLNDTHWVSHTVTNLPNPRRKKKNAGGQLREHVTGCARSEGYYAISRKEKDVYLDLDLPEQVIREVENVDSSGANRVLSERRSEQRRLLTAIGTTAVMDSDLLKLNQLKYRKKKLRFGRSRIHEWGLFAMEPIAADEMVIEYVGQNIRQMVADNREKRYAQQGIGSSYLFRVDHDTIIDATKCGNLARFINHCCTPSCYAKVITIESQKKIVIYSKQAIAVNEEITYDYKFPLEDNKIPCLCGTENCRGTLN, encoded by the exons ATGGATCCAGACGGTGGGGCAGATTCACAAAAAGCTGTCAGTCTGCAGTGGGAGAGCTACAAACTCGTCCAGGACCCAGCCACGCGACGGGTTGCACAGAAGATCTACAGATACGATGGAGTGCATTTCAGTGTGCCA GACTCTGGATTTCCTCCCGTGGGTGAATTGCGGGACCCTAGACCCCGGAGACTGTGGTCCAGGTATGCAGAACTGTCCCTGCCAGTGCCGAAGTTGAAG CTTGATGAGTTCTATGTGGGTCCCATACCCTTAAAGGAGGTGACCTTTGCCAGACTCAATGACAATATCAAGGAGCCTTTCTTGGCAGAGATGTGTGCCAAGTTTggtgaggtggaggagatggagatccTGTTTCACCCCAAGACCAGGAAGCACTTGGGCCTGGCCAGGGTGTTGTTTACCAGCACCAGAGGAGCCAAGGACACAGTCAAGCAACTGCACAACACTTCTGTCATGGGAAACATCATTCATGCACAGCTGGATATAAAAG GCCAGCAGAGGCACAAGTATTACGACCTGATGGTAAACGGGTCCTACACTCCTCAGACTGTGCCCCTGGGAGGCAAGGCTTTGACAGAGAGGCTCCAGCCTCAGGCCCCAACACAGCCACAGCCACAACCACAGCCTGACACG TCAACAGAAATCAGACGGAGGCTCTCCAGTGATCTTGCGGTTTTGGCTGCAGGGGTACAGGCCCTCACATCTGGAAGCGCCACCCCTTGCTCTGGGGATACTGGTTTCAGTGATCAGCGTCTGGACacgcccccctcctccatcgCAGGCCCCTTCACACCAggctcctctgcttcctctcaggGAGGAACGCCTTACAGCTCCAGATCTGGGACTCCTTTCTCACAAGACTCGGGCTTCACTGGCACCAG GAATACTGGCTACAACACTGGCACTTTGGGCAGCGGCTACCCTCCCCAGGATATGctaccttcctcctcctcgtcctctgcaGTCTCTTCTACTGTCGGAGGATACAAAGTGTCTCGCTACTCGGAGGATGCACAGGAACCTTCAGTGTATCACCGAGGTCGCCCCATGTACCCCCCGAATACATCGTTCCGTCCCAACGAGCCGCCCTGCTACCCCCCATACCCTAATGTTGGAGGGCCCGGGCCACACATAGCGCACCACTCCACGATGCCTCCGCCACCTCTTGCCGCCCAATTTGACCCGCCCCCAATGTCAGACAGGGACCGCAACCGCGACAGAGACTCAGGGGGGCGCTACGGGGCGGCAGGGATCAGCTCCAGAAGGTCATCGTACCACCACCAGCAAGACACAAACTCTTCCACAAAGTACCATTCCCACCACTCGCATCACCACTCGGATcgcagggaggacagggggtACCGGCGAGACAGCCTGGGCGCCCGATCAGGTGACCACGGCCACCAGAGACACCGCAACCATCACCATTCTCACAACCACCatggcggcagcagcagcagccgcaggAGGAGCAGCCATGACCCTGACAGAGATCGAGACAGAGACCGAGATAgggacagagacagtgactaCTCCAACAGCTCTGACCCCAGATACAATTCCAATTCCTACCGCTCTTCCTCGAACAGCatgtctcctcccccctcatctTACTCCgccttttcctcctccaaagAGCCTGCCCCAGCCCCCCCTCAGGGATTAGATGCTTCCGCTCGTCTAGGGGGCACAAGTCTCGCAGAGAGGGGTTCTCTGCCTCCGGTAGGTGCTGACAAAGACTACCACGCTGGTCACCACAGCGCCCTgcctccacctcccccaccgcctcCCCCACTACCGCCAGCTTCAGTCATCGCAGCGGCTGTAGCTGAGACACTTGGAACACTGGACTTCAACCAGGATAGTCCGGCCCGCGAAGAGCAGTGGACGAAGCCCAAGCGTCGTCCCAGCACCCCGCCCGTGCCGCCGAAGACACCCCCGCCTTCCTCCCCGCCCCTCCCTTCCATTGCTTCTTCCTCTACTTCCCCTTCCTCTAcctccctcccccaccatcttccctcctcctccagctccccgCCACCCCCTCAGCGTGACTCTTCTTCCCCAGAGCCGGACTCCACCAATGAGAGTTTACCGTTCGTCTACCACAGCAGCAGCCTCGACTCTCGTATTGAGATGCTCCTAAAGGAACAAAAGGCTAAGTTCTCTTTCCTGGCTTCTgatgaggaagacgaggaagataggaaggaggagaagcagaggggCGTACGtggggaaggaggagagcgaAGAGGCGGGTCAGGTGACACAACAGGGGAGCACACAAGTGGTACTCAGGTGGGAGACAATGGGGAGAAGGACTACAGAAGGAAAGgggacagagacaaagatgggcacagaggaaggaaacgggggaaggggggagaTGGAAGGAAGAGTCCCACTGTACTTACAGCGACTAtaccatcctcttcctcctactctTCCCACAATATTTCTCCAGAGGAACCCCAGCCCCAGGTTGTTGCTGGGACTGGAGCTTTGCTGGAAGAATCTTCACAAGCTGGATCTGCTGACGCACAGAGCAGGACAGGAGCACACACACCGCCGTACAATGGACAGAGTCAG TCCTCCCCTCACTCCTCAGGGGAAGACATGGAGATctcagatgaggaggaggaggagactacCATAACAACGGTGACCATCCACCAGCCCTCTGTCACCTCCGGTTCCTCACCCTCTTCATCCCAGGTGGCCATGCCTTCACAAACAACGGACCCCTCATCTTCGCCCCCACCCATCTCTGATTCTGCACAGCACTTTGGCACATCCATGCACCCTCCCATACCTTCCTACCCTCCTCATTTGCCTCTTCCCCCTGGTTACTCCCTCCAGCCCCTGCCTCCCCCTGGAATCCCTCCCTTGCCCCACATGGAGCTCCACCCTGAGTATCCTCCCATGCCCCACCACATGTATGACTATGCCACATCCATGGAGCTGATGAACCAGTACAGCGGTGGAGCTCCTATGTCTTTCCAAATGCAGACCCACATGCTAAGTCGCCTCCACCAGCTGCGCTTGTCGTCAGCCAGCGACAGCCCAGGTCCTGGAGAGGCAGCCACCGCAGACTATACCTCCTACCATCTCCACACAATGCCCccacctcacacacaccacccctACATGGACCAAGAGGGGAGCGGGGCGGGTGCGCCCTATGACCAGGACCACTGCTACATGCCCCACCACATGTCCTACGCCTACCCTGACCCCCACAGCACTCAGATACCACCCCCTCCACACCATGGCATCCCGCCTCCTCACACTGGCTGGCCGCCACATGTCATACAGCAACATTACCCCTCTTACATGCCCCCTCCTGGCTATGGCACCATGCTGCCCGGGGAGGGAGACGAGTACAGTGCTCCAGGGGAGGAAATGCCCATGTTGGCGGAGAATCCGCATGAAGCCACAGTGCAGATGGTCTTGGGCACTCTGATCCAGGAAATGAAGAACATCATGCAGAGGGACCTGAACCGCAAAATGGTGGAGAACGTTGCCTTTGCGACTTTTGACGAGTGgtgggagaggaaagagaccAAGGCCAAG CCTTTCCAGACAATGGTCAGAGGGGTGTCTGCCTTACGGGacgaagagaaaaaagaggaaaaggtcAACCGTCCTCGGGAGCCTCTCACGTCTCTTGTGGATTGGGCAAAGAGCGGTGGCGTGGAGGGATTGTCTCTTCGAGGAGCACTACGACTGCCTTCCTTCAAG GTGAAGAGGAAAGAACCTCAGGAGCTTGAAGAGGGAGACATGAAACGGCCGCGACCCTCAATCCCACCAGACGAGGATGACGAAG CTGCTGAGGGCAGAATGCCAGAGGCCAACAGACATGGAGCTGAAAGGGacaacaagaggaggaaaaagaagccAAGAAATCGTAAACCTTGGGAGCTCGGCAGTGAGGGAGAGGAAACATCTGATGGCTCCTCAACTGAAAAG GAGGATGAAGAAAGTGAAAAGGAGTCTGATG atgatGCCCTTAGTGTTGATAGTGATGATGAGAGCCTCTCTTCGTCCTCTGAgggctcttcctcctcagcctcctcatcttcgtcttcctctgaagatgaggatgaagaggaaggagagagggctGGGAGTGAAGGGCTAGACACCATGGATGAGTCGACCGTGGACAGCACAACCGAGAAAGATGCCAG GGAAAATAATGCATCTGCTGTTTCAAAGGCAGAGGTCAAAACAG ATGAAGCCAAGGACAACAAGGCAGATACAACAGCAGCACCGAACAAACGTCCTCCATCGCCCCCATACCCACGTCCTTCGTCCCCTATTGTTCTGGTTCCCCCCCTTAAGAAACGCAGGAAGACTGTCTCATTCTCCACAGGCGAGATCGACAGCAAAACGCAGCTGCCGACTGCATCGttatctccatctccctctccctctcaactggcGGGTGaatctcccctcctctccccatgCAGGCCTCCAGAGTCCCCCGTTGCTTCTTCCCCATCCCCCTCGGCTCGTCCCACTCAGGGCATCCAACTGCTTCCCTTTGCCTCCAAACCAGGTGAAGGCAATGCCCTCATTGTGCCCCCATCTGGACGAATTCAAGATTTGGATGAGTCCAAAAgaggacttcctgtttctcctcAGATCACCCCGGTCAAATCTCCTGGAAAACGGGCTGCAGGCAAAGACTCTCCCAAATCTCCCGTCCCTCCTGTCATGGTGTGCCGCACTGTGCAGAACCTGCCGTTGGACCACGCTTCTATGTGCAGGATGGCCTTCGAGGaggcccctcctccacctcccatcAACAAACGGTCCAGAGGCAGGCCTCGGACGACCAGCTTGTCTGCGTCGTCCTGTCACTCCCtcagagaggaagacgaggatgaggaagaaagagagcagaGGTTGAGACTCAGAGAGCAGCTGGGGGCTACGAGCCTCCTGCAGCTAGCCTCGGCTACAACCGCTGACCTGTCTGTGTTGGCGGACGTAGCCCTGAAAATGGACCCTGACGCTGGGGACTCGGAAGAGACGGAGACATCGGATGAGGCAGAGGAgcagaagatggaggaagatCTCTTCTCTCCAGAGTCACTGGCCCTGGTTATGAGCCAAGAGGGTGTTATTGTCCGCATGGAGCACAACTACTGCAAAACCCCTGTTATCCCAGTACCATCTGGTACCAAAAGGACTTCCTCCAAACAGGACTCTTCTGTCTTACTCCCAGCAGACCTCAACTCTATTTCTGGAGTTCTTGAAGCGCCAGAGGAGGTCATCGGTGAGGCGCTACCTTCCAGAGGAGATACAGGAGAATACTTATCTGCAATGGGGGTGCTTTGTGAGTCTGAGGATGCGGGCCAGGCTGCATCTCTACCTCCATCGTCAAAGAAGAAGATGGTTGTCGGCAAAGGTTTCGAACTTGAAAAGGACAACagcaaaaagaggagaagaaaagacaagGAGAACCTCGAGGTTCATCTCGCACAAAAACCGAAGGAGCAGCCCGGCAAGAAACAGAGGAAGCGGAAACTAGAG GACTCTGAGGAAGATGTGGACGTGGAGGAGCTTGAGTCCGGGGAGCTGTCCAGCTCCGACACAGAGGACGAGATGGCTGATGACTTGAGGAAGAGTGAGCGCCTCTTTCTGCAGGAGGCGGGGGTGACATCATCCCAGCGCTGGCCAAAACCCATCCCAGCCGCACCCGAGCTACCGGCCAAGAAGTTCGACAACCGCAGTGAGTTTGAGCAGATGACCATCCTGTATGACATCTGGAACTCCGGTCTGGACGGCGAAGACTTGAGTTTGCTGAGGAAGACTTACGAGAAGCTGCTCCAGGACAACCACAGCTCTGACTGGCTCAATGATACTCACTGGGTCAGCCACACTG TTACCAATTTGCCAAACCCTCggcggaagaagaagaatgcagGAGGACAGCTTCGTGAGCATGTGACCGGTTGTGCCAGGAGTGAGGGCTACTATGCCATCAGCCGCAAGGAGAAGGACGTctacctggacctggacctgccCGAGCAAGTCATACGGGAGGTGGAGAATGTCGACAGCTCG GGAGCCAACAGGGTCCTATCGGAGAGACGGTCAGAGCAGCGCCGCCTCCTCACCGCCATCGGCACCACGGCTGTTATGGACTCCGACCTGCTCAAACTCAACCAGCTCAAG TACCGCAAAAAGAAGCTTCGCTTTGGCCGCAGCAGGATCCACGAGTGGGGCCTGTTCGCCATGGAGCCCATTGCTGCTGATGAGATGGTCATTGAGTACGTGGGTCAAAACATCAGACAG atggtgGCCGACAATCGAGAGAAGCGGTACGCGCAGCAGGGCATCGGGAGCAGCTACTTGTTCCGAGTGGACCACGACACAATTATAGATGCCACCAAGTGTGGCAACCTGGCCCGATTCATCAACCACTGCTGCACT CCGAGCTGCTACGCCAAGGTGATCACCATAGAGTCCCAGAAAAAGATTGTGATCTACTCGAAGCAGGCCATCGCCGTCAATGAAGAGATCACCTACGACTACAAATTCCCTCTGGAGGATAACAAAATTCCTTGCTTGTGTGGAACAGAGAACTGCCGTGGGACACTGAACTAG